One genomic window of Arcobacter lacus includes the following:
- the tsf gene encoding translation elongation factor Ts: MAVTPQLIKELREMTGAGMMDCKNALNETNGDLDKAVQALREAGLGKAAKKAGNVAAEGLIAVLVNSDNTKATLLELNSQTDFVAKNENFVNLTKEITSHALNNGIADAQTLAASKINGEEFQTYLNEKIATIGENLVARKLALVSGQVVNGYVHATGRVGVVLAATCNDAVKDKAAALLRNVAMHASAMKPTVISYKDLDPAFVESENKAIKAEIEAENDELRRLGKPQKRIPEFVSKSQLTDEAIAAAKARFEDELKAQGKPEKIWANIIPGQIERFIADNTQLDGRFALLSQPYVMDDKKTVEQAIAEVDSSIVITEYIRFELGEGIEKKEEDFAAEVAKQMGK, from the coding sequence ATGGCAGTTACTCCACAACTAATTAAAGAATTAAGAGAAATGACTGGTGCAGGAATGATGGATTGTAAAAATGCACTAAATGAAACAAATGGTGATTTAGATAAAGCAGTTCAAGCTTTAAGAGAAGCTGGACTTGGAAAAGCTGCAAAAAAAGCTGGAAATGTTGCTGCTGAAGGACTAATTGCTGTTTTAGTAAATAGTGACAATACAAAAGCTACTTTATTAGAATTAAATTCACAAACAGATTTCGTTGCTAAAAATGAAAACTTTGTTAATTTAACAAAAGAGATTACATCTCATGCTTTAAATAATGGAATTGCTGATGCACAAACTTTAGCAGCTTCAAAAATTAATGGAGAAGAGTTCCAAACTTATTTAAATGAAAAAATTGCAACAATCGGTGAAAACTTAGTTGCTAGAAAACTTGCATTAGTTTCTGGACAAGTTGTAAATGGATATGTTCATGCAACAGGAAGAGTAGGAGTTGTTTTAGCTGCTACTTGTAATGATGCAGTTAAAGATAAAGCTGCTGCATTATTAAGAAATGTTGCTATGCATGCATCTGCTATGAAACCAACTGTTATTTCATACAAAGATTTAGATCCAGCATTCGTTGAATCTGAAAACAAAGCTATTAAAGCAGAAATTGAAGCTGAAAATGATGAATTAAGAAGATTAGGAAAACCTCAAAAAAGAATTCCTGAATTTGTTTCTAAATCTCAATTAACAGATGAAGCAATTGCAGCTGCAAAAGCTAGATTTGAAGATGAATTAAAAGCTCAAGGTAAACCTGAAAAAATTTGGGCAAATATTATTCCTGGACAAATCGAAAGATTTATTGCAGATAACACACAATTAGATGGAAGATTTGCATTATTATCTCAACCTTACGTTATGGATGATAAAAAAACTGTTGAGCAAGCTATTGCTGAAGTTGATTCATCAATTGTAATTACTGAGTACATTAGATTTGAACTTGGTGAAGGTATTGAGAAAAAAGAAGAAGATTTTGCAGCAGAAGTTGCAAAACAAATGGGTAAATAA
- a CDS encoding M48 family metallopeptidase has translation MLEIFVIAFCIYFAFNIYTSFMQIGFIKDARNLKAIILDSNKYLEAANYAIEKEKLALTSTFYDFVLFILWIGFGLSYLDSLVQIDSYWLKAIVFVDLFIIINWILTLPFELYSTFKLNKKYEFSNITPALFIKDTIKTGVLFLVFGSAVIAGISFIINNFPSWWIFGFVFIFAVIILINMLYPVIRDKMFDKFEKLKDKELEEKIEKLLDEVGFKSSGVFSVDASKRDNRLNAYFGGLGSTKRVVLFDTLVEKLTHNELLAVLGHELGHFKNGDILKNIGIMGFVMFVFFAIFGNLSDELFLGLNLQNEPYAIITVFLIFSPILSFFLMPLISLISRHNEYKADSFGSNLATKEDLVTALLKLANENKSFPLSHPLYIFFYYSHPPLIERFKELGYDVHTKEFKK, from the coding sequence GTGTTAGAAATATTTGTTATAGCATTTTGTATTTACTTTGCATTCAATATTTATACTTCATTTATGCAAATAGGTTTTATAAAAGATGCAAGAAATTTAAAAGCTATTATTTTAGATTCAAATAAATATCTTGAAGCTGCAAATTATGCAATTGAAAAAGAAAAACTTGCGCTTACTTCAACATTTTATGATTTTGTTTTATTTATTTTATGGATTGGTTTTGGTTTATCATATTTAGATTCTTTAGTTCAAATTGATTCATATTGGTTAAAAGCTATTGTTTTTGTAGATTTATTTATCATTATAAATTGGATTTTGACTTTACCATTTGAACTTTATTCAACTTTTAAACTAAATAAAAAATATGAATTTTCAAATATTACACCAGCACTTTTTATAAAAGATACTATAAAAACTGGAGTTTTGTTTTTAGTTTTTGGTTCAGCTGTTATTGCTGGAATTTCATTTATTATCAATAACTTTCCTTCTTGGTGGATTTTTGGATTTGTATTTATTTTTGCTGTAATCATACTTATAAATATGCTTTATCCAGTGATTCGTGACAAAATGTTTGATAAATTTGAAAAACTAAAAGATAAAGAACTTGAAGAAAAAATAGAAAAACTTTTAGATGAAGTAGGTTTTAAAAGTAGTGGAGTTTTTAGTGTTGATGCGAGTAAAAGAGATAATAGATTAAATGCTTATTTTGGTGGATTAGGAAGCACAAAAAGAGTTGTTTTATTTGATACTTTAGTTGAAAAATTAACTCATAATGAATTACTTGCTGTTTTAGGGCATGAGTTAGGACATTTTAAAAATGGTGACATTTTAAAAAATATCGGGATTATGGGATTTGTGATGTTTGTATTTTTTGCTATTTTTGGAAATTTAAGTGATGAACTATTTTTAGGACTGAATTTACAAAATGAACCTTATGCAATAATAACTGTATTTTTGATATTTTCTCCTATTTTATCATTTTTCTTAATGCCATTAATCTCTCTTATTTCAAGACACAATGAATATAAAGCTGATAGTTTTGGTTCAAACTTAGCAACAAAAGAGGATTTAGTAACTGCTTTATTAAAACTCGCAAATGAAAATAAATCATTTCCTTTATCTCATCCTTTGTACATTTTTTTCTATTACTCACATCCTCCACTAATTGAGAGATTTAAAGAGTTGGGATATGATGTCCATACAAAAGAGTTTAAAAAATGA
- a CDS encoding DUF523 domain-containing protein, whose amino-acid sequence MKILVSSCLLGEDVRYDGLNSSVAFNPKFSFSLKELFMDILCENEIYSFCPEVAGGLGIPRNPAEIVKNEKPFKILDNEQNDVTINFLLGAKKALDTCKNENILVALLKSKSPSCGNKEIYDGTFSSNLVEGQGLTARLLEENGIKVFNENELKELAKFIKKNKSL is encoded by the coding sequence ATGAAGATATTAGTTTCATCTTGTCTTTTAGGTGAAGATGTAAGATATGATGGACTAAATTCATCAGTGGCATTTAATCCTAAATTTTCATTTTCATTAAAAGAGCTTTTTATGGATATTTTATGCGAAAATGAAATTTATTCTTTTTGTCCAGAAGTTGCAGGAGGATTAGGAATTCCAAGAAATCCTGCTGAGATTGTAAAAAATGAAAAACCATTTAAAATTCTAGATAATGAACAAAATGATGTAACAATAAATTTTTTATTAGGTGCAAAAAAAGCTTTAGATACATGTAAAAATGAAAATATTTTAGTGGCACTTTTAAAATCAAAGTCACCATCTTGTGGTAATAAAGAGATTTATGATGGAACTTTTTCTTCTAATTTAGTTGAGGGACAAGGACTTACAGCAAGATTATTAGAAGAAAATGGAATAAAAGTTTTTAATGAAAATGAACTAAAAGAGTTAGCAAAATTTATAAAGAAAAATAAATCTTTATAA
- a CDS encoding tRNA 2-thiocytidine biosynthesis TtcA family protein: MVELSKKISTIVGRTNAEYGLIKEGDKVLVGFSGGKDSLTLIHSLNRLKKVVPYNFEFKAVTVTYGMGEQVEFLSNHCKEHGIEHEIIDTQIFELAGEKIRKNSSFCSFFSRMRRGYLYSTALEQGYNKVALGHHLDDAMESFFMNFFYNGTMRTMPPIYKAENGLEVIRPLIFCRERQLRAFANTNEIRVIGDEACPGLRFDVKMPHARATTKELLAKLEEENPKIFISMKAAFSNIQLPTFFYKDLKDIKLDLQEDENI, from the coding sequence TTGGTTGAATTGAGTAAAAAAATATCTACAATAGTTGGTAGAACAAATGCAGAATATGGATTGATAAAAGAGGGTGATAAAGTATTAGTTGGTTTTTCTGGTGGAAAAGACTCTTTAACTTTGATTCATTCATTAAATAGATTAAAAAAAGTAGTTCCATATAATTTTGAATTTAAAGCTGTAACAGTTACTTATGGAATGGGAGAACAAGTAGAATTTTTGAGTAATCATTGCAAAGAACATGGCATAGAACATGAGATAATTGATACTCAAATTTTTGAACTTGCAGGAGAAAAAATAAGAAAAAATTCATCTTTTTGTTCATTTTTTTCAAGAATGAGAAGAGGTTATTTATACTCAACTGCGCTTGAACAAGGATATAATAAAGTTGCACTTGGACATCATTTAGATGATGCAATGGAGTCATTTTTTATGAACTTTTTTTATAATGGTACGATGAGAACAATGCCACCAATTTATAAAGCAGAAAATGGATTAGAAGTTATCAGACCGTTGATTTTTTGTAGAGAAAGACAACTAAGAGCATTTGCAAATACAAATGAAATAAGAGTTATTGGTGATGAAGCTTGTCCAGGACTTAGATTTGATGTAAAAATGCCACATGCAAGAGCAACTACAAAAGAACTATTAGCAAAACTTGAAGAAGAAAATCCAAAGATTTTTATATCTATGAAAGCTGCTTTTAGCAATATTCAATTACCAACATTTTTCTATAAAGATTTAAAAGATATAAAATTAGATTTACAAGAAGATGAAAATATATGA
- a CDS encoding putative metalloprotease CJM1_0395 family protein, whose protein sequence is MEISDNISTLSSIYQELALKKSELSNIDKKESQKSSFEKNDEVVLGENYDENDYQRVLNKFKNKDSEVKTHEQTHASGATTTSAINYNYQVGPDGKLYAIGGSVRFDTSIPKDPQSAKVKMDQLQSASSSVSSLSGADASIAQTASLNKMLLESIKEGFSYDNQQ, encoded by the coding sequence ATGGAAATAAGTGACAATATTTCAACTCTTTCTTCTATTTATCAAGAATTAGCTTTAAAAAAAAGTGAATTGTCTAATATAGACAAAAAAGAATCTCAAAAGTCAAGTTTTGAGAAAAATGATGAAGTTGTTTTAGGTGAAAATTACGATGAAAATGACTATCAAAGAGTTTTAAATAAATTTAAAAATAAAGATAGTGAAGTAAAAACTCATGAACAAACTCATGCTTCAGGTGCAACAACAACTAGTGCAATAAACTATAATTATCAAGTTGGACCAGATGGAAAGCTCTATGCAATAGGAGGAAGTGTTAGATTTGATACTTCAATTCCAAAAGATCCGCAAAGTGCAAAGGTAAAAATGGATCAGTTGCAAAGTGCTTCAAGTTCTGTTAGTTCTTTAAGTGGAGCTGATGCAAGTATTGCTCAAACTGCAAGTTTAAATAAAATGTTATTAGAAAGTATAAAAGAAGGATTTAGTTATGACAATCAACAATAA
- a CDS encoding DMT family transporter, giving the protein MNKNIFYILMILAMISWGASWISTKVLTNYVNAYELVFLRMGICFITMIPIIYFLKLSFKVNLKSSILILIASLLLVLYSISMFWGVEHGTGSFGGALVPTLIPINTFILLAIIHKKTISLKHSFALVLGAFGVLNMLNVWNFNLTEILSKDNVYFILASLLWAILTIVTAKATKINAFVFTFYTYVISTLVLYIFYVDNSLFGRIYDYDFIFWFNIFVITILSTTFGTSIYFIGATKLGTKEVSSFVFLVPASAMATGSIFLGEKITLNMIIGTIFAIIAIYILNNLNLFQIFKKQKS; this is encoded by the coding sequence ATGAATAAAAATATATTTTATATATTAATGATTCTTGCCATGATTTCATGGGGAGCTTCTTGGATAAGTACAAAAGTTCTCACAAACTATGTTAATGCTTATGAATTAGTATTTCTTAGAATGGGAATTTGTTTTATTACTATGATTCCTATTATTTATTTTTTAAAATTATCTTTTAAAGTTAATTTAAAATCTTCTATTCTAATTTTAATAGCTTCACTACTTTTAGTTTTATATAGTATTTCTATGTTTTGGGGAGTTGAACATGGAACAGGAAGTTTTGGAGGAGCACTTGTTCCAACACTAATCCCAATAAATACTTTTATATTATTAGCAATCATACACAAAAAAACTATAAGTTTAAAACACTCTTTTGCTTTAGTTTTAGGTGCTTTTGGTGTTTTAAACATGCTAAATGTTTGGAATTTTAATTTAACTGAAATACTCTCAAAAGATAATGTATATTTTATTTTAGCTTCACTTTTATGGGCAATTTTAACCATTGTAACAGCAAAAGCTACAAAAATAAATGCTTTTGTTTTTACTTTTTATACTTATGTAATTTCAACTTTAGTGCTTTACATATTTTATGTTGATAACTCTTTATTTGGAAGAATTTATGACTATGATTTTATATTTTGGTTCAATATCTTTGTAATTACCATTTTAAGTACAACATTTGGAACATCAATATACTTCATAGGAGCCACGAAATTAGGTACTAAAGAAGTGTCATCTTTTGTATTTTTAGTTCCAGCTTCAGCTATGGCAACAGGAAGTATATTCTTAGGAGAAAAGATTACTTTAAATATGATTATTGGAACAATCTTTGCAATAATTGCAATTTATATCTTAAATAATTTAAACTTATTTCAGATATTTAAAAAGCAGAAATCTTAA
- a CDS encoding ABC transporter ATP-binding protein, translating into MSELENKNGLIGSLLLEAKNLSHKFDYELFKNINLSLQKQESIAIIGTSGSGKSTLLNILSSLLKPTNGNVVFQRKDIYSLSQNDLLKIRRDDFGIIFQAHYLFRGFSANENLEIAEFLSGEKIDKNLLKELNIEHVINQGVGELSGGQQQRLSIARVLTKKPKIIFADEPTGNLDKETANIVMNTLFNYIKKNNAGLILVTHENELALRCDKVYKLDNLELKDIR; encoded by the coding sequence ATGAGCGAATTAGAAAATAAAAATGGACTCATTGGAAGCCTTTTATTAGAAGCTAAAAATTTATCTCATAAGTTTGATTATGAACTTTTTAAAAATATCAACTTATCACTTCAAAAACAAGAATCAATTGCAATAATTGGAACTAGTGGAAGTGGAAAATCTACACTTTTAAATATATTATCTTCCCTTTTAAAGCCAACAAATGGTAATGTTGTTTTTCAAAGAAAAGATATATATTCTTTATCACAAAATGATTTATTAAAAATAAGAAGAGATGATTTTGGAATAATTTTTCAAGCTCATTATTTATTTCGAGGTTTTAGTGCAAATGAAAATCTTGAAATTGCTGAATTTTTAAGTGGTGAAAAAATAGATAAAAATCTTTTAAAAGAGTTAAATATTGAGCATGTTATAAACCAAGGTGTTGGAGAACTAAGTGGTGGTCAACAACAAAGATTATCAATAGCAAGAGTTTTAACAAAAAAACCAAAAATAATCTTTGCAGATGAGCCAACTGGAAATTTAGATAAAGAGACAGCAAATATTGTTATGAACACTTTATTTAATTATATAAAAAAGAATAATGCAGGATTGATTTTGGTTACTCATGAAAATGAATTAGCTTTGAGATGTGATAAGGTTTATAAATTGGATAATTTAGAACTAAAGGATATTAGATGA
- the gmk gene encoding guanylate kinase, with product MNDKKGAILIISGPSGCGKSTLLKEVYKNISDYYFSISTTTREPRIGEVNGVDYFFVSKEEFEEDIKKGNFLEYAKVHDNYYGTSLKPIIKALNEGKLVIFDIDVQGHHLVRKKMNDCVTSVFITTPSLKILEERLNNRNSDSLEVIEKRLKNAKKEIEFFDEYDYFIINNNLDNAASELVSIANIARTKAKLFDKEKIVLNWLD from the coding sequence ATGAATGATAAAAAAGGCGCAATTTTAATCATTTCAGGACCAAGTGGTTGTGGAAAATCAACTTTACTAAAAGAAGTTTATAAAAATATTTCTGATTATTATTTTTCAATCTCTACAACAACAAGAGAGCCAAGAATTGGTGAAGTAAATGGTGTTGATTATTTTTTTGTTTCAAAAGAAGAGTTTGAAGAAGATATAAAAAAAGGTAATTTCTTAGAATATGCAAAAGTTCATGATAACTATTATGGAACATCTTTAAAACCAATAATTAAAGCTTTAAATGAAGGGAAATTAGTAATATTTGATATAGATGTTCAAGGACACCATTTGGTAAGAAAGAAAATGAATGATTGTGTGACATCAGTATTTATTACAACTCCATCTTTAAAGATTTTAGAAGAAAGACTAAATAATAGAAATAGTGATAGTTTAGAAGTTATTGAAAAAAGATTAAAAAATGCAAAAAAAGAGATTGAATTTTTTGATGAATACGACTATTTTATAATAAACAATAACTTAGATAATGCTGCAAGTGAGTTAGTTTCTATTGCAAACATTGCAAGAACAAAAGCTAAACTTTTCGATAAAGAAAAAATAGTATTAAATTGGTTAGATTAA
- a CDS encoding DNA recombination protein RmuC, translating to MITIDYLVLIAIFLIIFVIFFAIIFTLKQKYQNIINSYLLKISTLEELSKVEKENLKEKINFLENNKQQMKLEFENLANKLFDEKEKKSTTNLTFVLSSFKEQLDSFSKRVNDIYNDETKQRSSLLTEIKNLKELNNQISNDAINLTKALKGQNKTQGDWGEMILSSILDQTGLREGKEYTIQGSFTSAEGKRLRPDVIVHLPSNKDIVIDSKVSLNAYINYSKAENEDEKQQASKELVKSITSHIKDLSSKSYENIDGVRTLDFVLMFIPIEGAFLLATSSDDNLFKLAFDNNIMLVSPSTLYVTLRTIENIWRNEHQNENAQLISKKAADLYDKFVAFVGDIEDIGTNITRTQKAYDGAMNKLSSGNGNLIRRTEEFLELGVKPKKQLPNRYLSVEE from the coding sequence ATGATAACTATTGACTATCTTGTTTTAATAGCTATTTTTTTAATAATATTTGTGATATTTTTTGCGATTATTTTTACATTAAAGCAAAAATATCAAAATATTATAAATTCATATTTACTTAAAATATCAACATTAGAAGAGTTATCAAAAGTAGAAAAAGAGAATCTAAAAGAAAAAATAAATTTTTTAGAAAACAATAAACAACAAATGAAATTAGAGTTTGAAAATCTAGCAAATAAACTTTTTGATGAAAAAGAGAAAAAATCTACTACAAATCTAACTTTTGTTTTGAGTTCATTTAAAGAGCAGTTAGACTCTTTTTCTAAAAGAGTAAATGATATTTATAATGATGAAACAAAACAAAGAAGTTCTCTTTTAACAGAGATAAAAAATCTAAAAGAGCTAAATAATCAAATCTCAAATGATGCTATAAATCTAACAAAAGCTTTAAAAGGACAAAATAAAACTCAAGGTGATTGGGGAGAGATGATTTTGTCTTCTATTTTGGATCAAACTGGACTTAGAGAAGGAAAAGAGTATACAATTCAAGGTTCTTTTACATCAGCTGAAGGAAAAAGGTTAAGACCTGATGTAATAGTTCATTTACCTTCAAATAAAGATATAGTTATAGATTCTAAAGTATCATTAAATGCTTATATAAATTATAGTAAAGCTGAAAATGAAGATGAAAAACAACAAGCCTCAAAAGAGTTAGTTAAATCTATAACTTCACATATAAAAGATTTGAGTTCAAAAAGTTATGAAAATATTGATGGCGTTAGAACTTTAGATTTTGTTTTAATGTTTATTCCTATTGAAGGAGCATTTTTGCTTGCTACTTCAAGTGATGATAATCTTTTTAAATTGGCATTTGATAATAATATCATGTTAGTTTCTCCTTCAACTTTATATGTGACACTTAGAACTATTGAAAATATTTGGCGAAATGAACATCAAAATGAAAATGCTCAATTGATTTCAAAAAAAGCAGCTGATTTATATGATAAGTTTGTTGCTTTTGTAGGTGATATTGAAGATATTGGAACAAATATTACTAGAACTCAAAAAGCTTATGATGGAGCTATGAATAAGTTAAGTAGTGGAAATGGTAATTTAATAAGAAGAACAGAAGAGTTTTTAGAACTTGGTGTAAAACCTAAAAAACAGTTACCAAATAGATATTTAAGTGTTGAAGAATAA
- the rpsB gene encoding 30S ribosomal protein S2, whose amino-acid sequence MVTMKDLLECGVHFGHQTRRWNPKMKKFIFGVRKNIYIIDLQKTLRYFRYTYNVVRDRAAEGQTMIFVGTKKQASETIKKAAISCGMPYVNHRWLGGMLTNFGTIKKSIRKLEIIKKMREEGQLDLLTKKEALMLTRKEEKLELYLGGIKEMNKLPDMMFVLDAVKEKIAIQEARRLGITVVAPLDTNCDPDVVDLPIPGNDDAIRSIHLFCNEMAAAMNEGKAALADETGVEVEPISAEEKEELIAEAVAEGEEFNFAEEGENA is encoded by the coding sequence ATGGTTACTATGAAAGACCTATTAGAGTGTGGTGTACATTTCGGACACCAAACAAGAAGATGGAATCCAAAAATGAAAAAATTCATTTTCGGTGTTAGAAAAAATATCTATATTATAGATTTACAAAAAACGTTAAGATATTTCAGATATACATATAACGTTGTTAGAGACAGAGCTGCTGAAGGTCAAACAATGATTTTCGTAGGAACTAAAAAACAAGCTAGCGAAACTATTAAAAAAGCTGCTATTTCTTGTGGAATGCCATATGTTAACCACAGATGGTTAGGTGGAATGTTAACTAACTTCGGAACAATCAAAAAATCAATTAGAAAATTAGAAATTATTAAAAAAATGAGAGAAGAAGGTCAATTAGATCTTTTAACTAAAAAAGAAGCTTTAATGCTTACTAGAAAAGAAGAAAAATTAGAATTATACCTTGGTGGTATCAAAGAAATGAACAAATTACCAGATATGATGTTCGTACTTGATGCTGTTAAAGAAAAAATTGCTATTCAAGAAGCTAGAAGATTAGGAATTACAGTTGTTGCTCCTTTAGATACAAATTGTGATCCTGATGTTGTAGATTTACCAATACCAGGAAATGATGATGCTATTAGATCAATTCACTTATTCTGCAACGAAATGGCTGCAGCTATGAATGAAGGTAAAGCTGCATTAGCTGATGAAACTGGTGTAGAAGTTGAGCCAATTTCTGCTGAAGAAAAAGAAGAATTAATTGCTGAAGCAGTGGCAGAAGGTGAAGAATTTAATTTCGCTGAAGAAGGAGAAAACGCGTAA
- a CDS encoding YbgC/FadM family acyl-CoA thioesterase codes for MQTRVYYESTDCGGVVYHSNYLNFCERARSELFFQKGLSPHNNNEFFVVRSATIDWIKPAVFADLLEVKTKLVEKKSASIVMYQEILRNDEVIFKATFKLAFLKNFKPAKIPLEIFEILE; via the coding sequence GTGCAAACAAGGGTTTATTATGAATCTACTGATTGTGGTGGAGTTGTTTATCATTCAAATTATTTAAATTTTTGCGAACGAGCAAGAAGTGAACTTTTTTTTCAAAAAGGTTTAAGTCCTCACAACAATAATGAGTTTTTTGTTGTAAGAAGTGCAACAATTGATTGGATAAAACCAGCTGTTTTTGCTGATTTATTAGAAGTTAAAACAAAACTGGTTGAGAAAAAATCAGCTTCTATTGTAATGTATCAAGAGATATTGCGAAATGATGAGGTGATTTTTAAAGCTACTTTTAAACTAGCTTTTTTAAAAAACTTTAAACCAGCAAAAATTCCTTTAGAGATTTTTGAAATTTTAGAGTAA
- a CDS encoding phospholipase D-like domain-containing protein, whose product MLKIIVISFLFIINLYSSEVYLLPKESDDAESKISELIQEANSEIFIGMYNFSYKKFANDLIEASKHGVRITVLFDQKKTKKDDEILDLLKENGIKTVVNKDKNKMHLKVVLIDSKTAIIGSTNWTKESFEENYDLIYITDDKKLILKLKEFVSKI is encoded by the coding sequence ATGTTAAAAATAATAGTAATATCTTTTTTATTTATTATAAATTTATATTCGAGTGAAGTTTATTTACTTCCTAAAGAGTCTGATGATGCAGAAAGTAAAATAAGTGAACTCATACAAGAAGCTAATTCAGAAATATTTATAGGAATGTACAATTTTTCATATAAAAAGTTTGCAAATGATTTGATTGAAGCTTCAAAACATGGTGTAAGAATTACAGTATTATTTGATCAAAAAAAGACAAAAAAAGATGATGAAATACTAGATTTATTAAAAGAAAATGGTATAAAAACTGTTGTAAATAAAGATAAAAATAAAATGCATCTAAAAGTTGTTTTGATTGATTCAAAAACTGCAATAATTGGAAGTACAAATTGGACAAAAGAGTCTTTTGAAGAAAATTACGATTTAATTTATATAACTGATGATAAAAAGCTTATTTTAAAATTAAAAGAGTTTGTGAGCAAAATTTGA